A single genomic interval of Vibrio maritimus harbors:
- a CDS encoding lactate dehydrogenase: protein MSEGRLPMAAEGLQLNFCKTLACDNFGLSDANLYILQHSNPKRPAMVCRECGAFPPLLNNQEVLNELKRLKLHHHEGLPSCKDPQCEHFGLSVHTHKDRYHSFGFSGDRQRYRCKACQGTFVDKWSGSNKKLSFQESLLGLLFTGYSVREICRKLGINPKTFYDHIDQIASRCRRKLADIDGRWIKHADTFELASHYRALQPQSNNGVFWFATCDAKSGYVLCQHTNYSASDATDALEDHDAYAVNAQIVPKSYSAETNHEISASASDLKARIDLTYQNILARSNVEDPLGNYARFSYPAVGSLIRAPYTSYAHYLLILESLFEENSDGNKRITLYMPQDPVLRSAALSVFLKQIQSNHVELMYVEQDDQWQDGETSDLVDVVLMGWWRDRWAVTHQSSGASKGVCYLAGSNPNVSYWLQTANTKQVSFYQDRFQLLFESFVNEPRRKLRPAGIHPLLDIFRAWHNLCYQDKQGLTAAQRLGVTDAPMTLRCLLD from the coding sequence GTGTCAGAAGGCAGACTGCCGATGGCCGCAGAAGGGTTACAGCTCAATTTTTGTAAAACATTGGCGTGTGACAATTTTGGACTAAGTGATGCAAACCTCTATATCCTGCAGCACAGTAACCCTAAACGGCCAGCGATGGTATGCCGCGAGTGTGGCGCGTTTCCCCCCCTACTTAACAACCAAGAAGTTCTCAATGAGCTTAAACGGTTGAAACTTCATCATCATGAAGGACTCCCTTCATGCAAAGATCCTCAATGCGAACATTTTGGGCTCTCTGTTCATACCCACAAAGATCGTTACCACTCGTTTGGTTTTAGTGGTGATCGTCAACGCTACCGCTGCAAAGCTTGTCAGGGTACCTTTGTTGATAAATGGTCTGGAAGTAACAAGAAACTGAGCTTTCAAGAGTCGCTTTTAGGGCTGCTTTTCACCGGATATTCCGTTCGTGAGATTTGTCGTAAGTTAGGTATTAATCCGAAGACTTTCTACGATCACATTGATCAAATCGCGAGTCGTTGCCGACGTAAACTCGCGGATATTGATGGTCGCTGGATAAAACATGCCGATACTTTTGAACTCGCATCGCATTATCGTGCACTGCAACCACAAAGTAACAATGGTGTTTTTTGGTTTGCTACCTGCGACGCTAAATCGGGGTATGTGCTTTGCCAGCACACGAACTATTCTGCAAGTGATGCCACAGACGCGTTAGAAGATCATGACGCATACGCTGTAAATGCTCAGATTGTTCCGAAAAGCTATAGCGCAGAAACCAACCATGAGATTTCAGCATCAGCGTCCGATTTAAAGGCACGCATTGACCTCACCTATCAAAACATTCTGGCAAGAAGCAATGTTGAAGACCCTTTGGGGAATTACGCGCGTTTTTCGTACCCTGCGGTGGGGTCGCTCATTCGCGCACCTTATACTTCCTATGCACACTATTTGCTGATTCTAGAGTCACTGTTCGAGGAAAACTCAGACGGCAATAAACGTATTACTCTCTACATGCCCCAAGATCCTGTACTTCGTTCTGCCGCGCTGAGCGTTTTCTTAAAGCAGATTCAAAGTAACCATGTCGAACTGATGTATGTAGAACAAGACGACCAATGGCAAGATGGTGAGACTTCCGACCTTGTGGATGTGGTGTTAATGGGGTGGTGGAGAGATCGCTGGGCAGTCACTCATCAAAGCTCGGGAGCAAGCAAAGGCGTTTGCTACTTAGCTGGTAGCAACCCTAACGTCTCATACTGGCTACAAACTGCGAACACCAAGCAGGTCAGTTTCTATCAAGATAGATTCCAGCTATTGTTTGAGAGCTTCGTTAATGAGCCCAGAAGAAAGCTAAGACCCGCTGGAATACATCCCCTTCTGGATATCTTCCGAGCTTGGCACAACTTATGTTATCAAGATAAGCAAGGATTGACGGCCGCTCAGAGACTTGGCGTCACCGACGCTCCGATGACGCTTCGCTGTCTACTTGATTAG
- a CDS encoding DMT family transporter: MTFLGEFAAIGAAVVWAVATWIYSQFSHQFSAMQLNIIKGVLASTMMLLVMPFIPMPAVELKSSYVLILGISGVIGIAIGDSAYFASLKRIGAGKTLLLESLAPPLSGVLALMFLGTALGFQSWLGVVITTVAVTAVVFQPNGNGNEKTSLSGIGFGLVASVCQATGVVISHFALVQGDLPPLLGAFIRLTIGVAVVACLIPLFEKKPYRSMVQQGRTMKAVSWYWLIAAIFVGTFLALWLQQIALKHANPAVAQTLIATSPLFILIIYAVRGEQISRRSVVGTLCALLGISLFFL, from the coding sequence GTGACATTTCTTGGGGAGTTCGCCGCGATAGGTGCAGCGGTCGTATGGGCCGTCGCGACATGGATCTACAGTCAATTTAGCCATCAGTTTTCTGCAATGCAGCTTAATATCATCAAAGGTGTATTAGCGTCGACCATGATGCTGTTGGTGATGCCCTTTATACCAATGCCAGCAGTAGAGTTGAAATCAAGTTACGTTTTGATTCTTGGTATATCTGGCGTTATTGGGATTGCTATCGGGGACAGTGCCTATTTTGCTTCTCTAAAACGCATCGGCGCAGGGAAAACATTGCTACTAGAATCGCTTGCACCGCCACTGTCTGGTGTCCTGGCATTGATGTTTTTAGGTACTGCTCTGGGTTTTCAAAGTTGGTTAGGTGTCGTTATTACAACCGTCGCGGTGACCGCGGTTGTGTTCCAGCCAAATGGTAATGGAAACGAAAAGACCAGCCTTTCTGGGATCGGGTTTGGGTTGGTGGCGAGCGTTTGCCAAGCGACGGGGGTGGTTATCTCTCACTTTGCGCTAGTCCAAGGGGACTTGCCACCGCTTCTCGGGGCCTTTATCCGTCTGACTATTGGTGTGGCCGTTGTTGCTTGTCTTATTCCACTGTTCGAGAAAAAGCCTTACCGCTCGATGGTTCAGCAAGGGCGCACTATGAAAGCGGTGAGTTGGTATTGGCTAATCGCCGCTATCTTTGTTGGAACTTTCCTTGCGTTGTGGCTGCAACAAATTGCGCTCAAGCATGCGAATCCGGCAGTAGCGCAGACCCTTATTGCAACCAGTCCATTGTTCATTTTGATTATCTACGCAGTGCGAGGAGAGCAAATTTCTCGTCGTAGTGTTGTCGGTACTCTGTGTGCGCTACTGGGAATTTCTTTGTTCTTTTTGTAA
- a CDS encoding DUF3302 domain-containing protein: MFLDYFALGLLVFVALVLFYGIIVIHDIPYEIAKERDHPHQDAIHVAGWVSLFTLHAIWPFLWIWATLWRNERGWGFHKLEEEQHDLHHRLEKLIDQVSSLEQEVGYLKGKQAQEKAAAQTQSQPQAEEK, translated from the coding sequence ATGTTTCTGGACTATTTTGCCCTAGGGCTACTCGTGTTTGTTGCCCTGGTACTGTTTTATGGAATCATCGTTATCCACGATATTCCCTATGAGATCGCCAAAGAGCGCGACCACCCTCATCAGGATGCCATACATGTCGCAGGTTGGGTAAGCTTATTTACGCTCCATGCCATCTGGCCGTTTCTGTGGATTTGGGCCACGTTATGGCGCAATGAAAGAGGTTGGGGCTTTCATAAGCTCGAAGAAGAACAACACGACCTTCACCACCGCCTAGAAAAACTGATTGATCAAGTTAGCTCACTCGAGCAAGAGGTGGGCTACCTCAAAGGCAAGCAAGCACAAGAAAAAGCCGCCGCACAAACTCAATCACAGCCTCAGGCCGAGGAGAAGTAA
- a CDS encoding HlyD family secretion protein: MDLLLVLTYAALCIAIFKIFKIPLNKWTVPTAVLGGVVLVGTLILLMNYNHPFSQIGGQFYTTTPIVSSVRGKVVSVDVEANQQLRKGDVLFKIDPIPFEAEVIRAKAALADAEQDVLELESAYKAAQSQTIKAQAERDKAEREYNRYQQGFKKGAFTEQQVDTRLQTFKANQAALEAAQAQEESSRLAFESEIFGENTMVAQLKAQLIQAEFNLRETVVVAPTDGYVTQLALRPGMMAVPLPLAPLMTFVHTEQDFYVGAFRQNSLQRLESGFEAEFLFRALPGKVFKGKVVEVLPTIPEGQISASGTLRTTQTFNTSGRAMVKLVIEDDMSEYVLPTGSNAEIAVYSDSFTHVSIMRKVLIRMKSWQNYLYLDH, translated from the coding sequence ATGGATTTATTACTCGTTTTAACCTACGCCGCGCTTTGTATCGCCATTTTTAAGATCTTTAAGATCCCTCTGAATAAATGGACCGTTCCAACTGCTGTACTTGGTGGCGTGGTACTTGTCGGCACGCTAATCCTGCTGATGAACTACAACCACCCATTTAGCCAAATCGGCGGGCAGTTCTACACGACCACCCCTATCGTATCAAGTGTTCGAGGCAAAGTGGTTTCGGTTGACGTAGAGGCAAACCAGCAGCTTCGCAAAGGTGATGTCCTATTCAAAATTGATCCCATTCCATTTGAAGCAGAAGTCATTCGTGCAAAAGCTGCACTCGCTGATGCAGAGCAGGATGTTCTTGAATTAGAAAGTGCTTATAAAGCTGCTCAGTCACAAACCATCAAGGCGCAAGCGGAACGTGATAAGGCGGAACGTGAGTATAATCGTTACCAACAAGGCTTTAAAAAAGGCGCTTTTACCGAGCAACAAGTCGACACTCGCTTACAGACCTTTAAGGCAAATCAAGCCGCTTTAGAGGCAGCACAAGCGCAAGAAGAAAGCTCGCGACTCGCGTTCGAGTCAGAGATATTTGGCGAGAATACGATGGTCGCTCAGCTAAAAGCACAGCTGATTCAAGCCGAGTTTAATCTAAGAGAAACGGTTGTGGTTGCGCCAACAGATGGCTACGTTACCCAGCTTGCGTTAAGACCTGGAATGATGGCAGTGCCTCTTCCACTCGCACCACTGATGACCTTTGTCCACACCGAGCAAGATTTTTATGTCGGTGCATTTAGACAAAACTCACTGCAGCGTCTAGAGTCAGGTTTCGAGGCGGAATTCTTGTTCAGAGCACTGCCAGGCAAAGTATTCAAAGGAAAAGTCGTTGAAGTGTTGCCGACGATTCCAGAAGGGCAAATCAGTGCTAGCGGCACGCTGCGTACTACGCAAACCTTCAATACCTCTGGTAGAGCTATGGTGAAACTGGTTATCGAGGATGATATGAGTGAATACGTACTACCTACAGGTTCCAATGCCGAAATTGCCGTCTACTCAGATAGCTTCACGCACGTATCCATCATGCGCAAAGTTCTTATCAGAATGAAGAGTTGGCAAAACTACTTATATCTAGACCACTAA
- a CDS encoding LysR family transcriptional regulator, with translation MNIEHLKLFVRLAATNNISLAGQELGLSPAVSSAHISKLEQALGVRLVHRTTRKVSLTEEGVAFLPHAEEVLSTVEAARASIGVGSTTPSGTLRVTAPASFGRLHIVPALKGFLAQYPELTIDFRFSDNIVDLVEGGFDVAIRDAELKDSTLIARKLATDRRIVCASPEYLSKFGAPETPSELSNHQCVQLVGLESWTFVTSQGKETIKTKGLLRTDNGDAMRDACIDGLGLAINSTWSVYKQLKEGTLVQVLEDYPLDSDVAIWVVYPSSRLLAPKVRAFIDYFTEFYGSPPYWEC, from the coding sequence ATGAATATCGAACACCTTAAACTGTTTGTCCGACTCGCTGCCACCAACAATATCAGTCTTGCAGGGCAGGAGTTGGGGCTTTCTCCTGCTGTGTCGAGTGCTCATATTAGTAAGCTTGAGCAGGCGCTCGGCGTGCGTTTAGTACATCGAACGACGAGAAAGGTGTCGTTGACCGAAGAGGGCGTAGCTTTCCTACCTCATGCTGAAGAAGTGCTTTCGACGGTGGAAGCCGCAAGGGCTTCAATCGGCGTGGGCAGTACGACGCCATCTGGTACCTTGAGGGTGACGGCACCTGCGTCCTTTGGCCGTTTGCATATTGTTCCTGCTTTGAAGGGCTTCTTAGCTCAATATCCCGAGCTAACGATTGATTTTCGCTTTAGCGACAATATTGTCGATTTGGTTGAGGGAGGCTTCGATGTGGCGATACGCGATGCCGAGCTCAAAGATTCAACCTTGATCGCTCGAAAACTGGCGACAGATAGGCGTATTGTTTGCGCTTCACCTGAGTATTTATCAAAGTTTGGAGCACCTGAGACGCCGAGCGAGCTATCAAACCACCAATGTGTGCAATTAGTGGGTTTAGAGAGCTGGACCTTTGTGACCTCTCAGGGAAAAGAGACAATTAAGACCAAAGGTCTGCTGCGAACTGACAATGGTGACGCCATGAGGGATGCTTGTATCGATGGATTAGGGCTTGCTATCAACTCGACATGGAGTGTGTATAAACAGCTCAAAGAGGGCACTTTAGTCCAGGTACTAGAAGATTACCCCTTGGACTCAGATGTGGCGATTTGGGTGGTTTATCCAAGCTCACGATTACTTGCACCTAAGGTAAGAGCATTTATCGATTACTTTACTGAGTTTTACGGCAGCCCACCGTATTGGGAATGTTAA